The sequence AAAGAGTCCGTATGCTTCGCTGTCCAAGGCCACAAGTCCACCCAAGAGAGAGAGATATGGTGAACCCACAGCTGATATGCTCTGCTGGCTCTCAAAGTACTATGGCATATTAATAGAATCGGTCTTTACGAAAGCATAAGCCAGTATGTCATACAACACCACTATAACCTGGGGATCTCGACAATTTTCCATCTTGCACTGCTCTCCGCACTAATAAAGCATCGTGCCACCTGCCTACGTTCGCATAAATGTTGGACAGTAGAACTCGACTAGGACCATGTGATGGCTCTACCTTTGCCACATTCTCTGCAGCTCTTTCACCTATATCTGTGTTACCATGTGTTTTACAAGCTGCCAATAATGTACCCCATATTACGGCATCTGCCTTCATGGGCATGCTTTTTATGAGTTCTTCTGCCTCTTTTAGCCTTCCAGCTCTGCCTAAAAGATCTATCATACATCCGTAATGCTTGATGTTTGGTTGTATACCATATATGCCATTCATGCTCTTAAAATGCTTTTCTCCATCTTCCACTAGCCCAGCATGGCAACATGCACTCAAGACTCCAATAAATGTGATAGCATTAAGTCGTATATTACGCTTCTGCAAATCTGAGAAAATTCTTAAAGATGCTGCAGCATGCCCGTGCACAGCCAAGCCACATATAATTGCGTTCCAAGGTGAGACAGTGGTGGTTCtctcttgaatttgatgaaacacTTCTAAAGCAGCAATGATACTCCCACATTTCGCGTACATATCAATGATTGCTGCACTCAAATTATCATTAACTGATATCGAGTTGCTAAAGATGTACTCATGAGCCCATCTTCCTTCCTTTAATGTGCCTAAAGTAGAAATGGCAGAAAAGACACTGACCATCGTGATTTCGTTTGGCTTAAATCCCTTCCCTAACATTTCATGAAAAAGTTTGACAGCCAAAGCAGGCTGCCCATTTTGTGAATAACCAGAAATCATTGAGCTCCATGAAAAGACATCTCTTTCAGGCATCtcattaaataaacaattagcCTCATCAACCATTTCATTTCCTATTAGTCCTGAAATAAGGGCATTCCAACATGCTACATGATTCTTATTTCCCAGTTCAAACTGCAAGCGAGCCAATTTTACTTCTCGACAAGCTGCATAAAATCGAATTAATGTTGCCTGCATGAAATCATAACAACCAAACCCCATTTTCTCACCTAAACCATGAAACTGTTGACCTTCAACAAAGTTCGTTTCTTGCCCACAAGCAGATATGATATCCACGATCATAACTTGATTAGGACTCAAGCCAGTTTGCCTCATTTCACAATAGAGCACCAAAGCCTCCCTCAGTCGCCCCACTTGCAAATATCCATCAATGATTGTACCCCAAGACACCACATCTTTTCCAATAATTCCATCAAACAA comes from Henckelia pumila isolate YLH828 chromosome 4, ASM3356847v2, whole genome shotgun sequence and encodes:
- the LOC140865174 gene encoding pentatricopeptide repeat-containing protein At5g19020, mitochondrial, encoding MNFAFRPKILSLRINSRCLCTISAPILQTLLRNSNMKHESFEFSLVSALKTISASPSLISHGQQLHCLIMKSGRNSNLFIQNSLMSMYSKCGLISCAKSIFDTSLKLDLVSCNIMIGGYVKYGHLNDARELFVRMPARNCVSYTTVIMGLAQNEFYEDAVEFFNEMRLLGLVPNEVTMASVIAAYARVDGLRQRGRFLHGFVLKLGLDVFVVLISTNLVHLYCTSSRLADARMIFDTMKEKNVVSWNVMLNGYTKAGLVDMAKELFDGIIGKDVVSWGTIIDGYLQVGRLREALVLYCEMRQTGLSPNQVMIVDIISACGQETNFVEGQQFHGLGEKMGFGCYDFMQATLIRFYAACREVKLARLQFELGNKNHVACWNALISGLIGNEMVDEANCLFNEMPERDVFSWSSMISGYSQNGQPALAVKLFHEMLGKGFKPNEITMVSVFSAISTLGTLKEGRWAHEYIFSNSISVNDNLSAAIIDMYAKCGSIIAALEVFHQIQERTTTVSPWNAIICGLAVHGHAAASLRIFSDLQKRNIRLNAITFIGVLSACCHAGLVEDGEKHFKSMNGIYGIQPNIKHYGCMIDLLGRAGRLKEAEELIKSMPMKADAVIWGTLLAACKTHGNTDIGERAAENVAKVEPSHGPSRVLLSNIYANVGRWHDALLVRRAVQDGKLSRSPGYSGVV